One window of the Actinomyces wuliandei genome contains the following:
- a CDS encoding tetratricopeptide repeat protein gives MSDDARSGTGSNGSGRGPDRDSAGPGRDELRSFLSSAPEGLRGWASEQLARLDAEDAPEDGGAGAADSGARVGDSQDRETAGATRAPSGGSQGASGDPGPPAAAVPDGTEGSTGLDDLDDEPAADVEDLLPDDPTDDLLPDDPEDDSAEDPPSTAKPRPRRGASARSSQVGSSHPAAPHGRPSSTPRRRRGGVSRTTLVLVVLLSAALVVLIQQTGRGDASAGSTMPADHPSVAGADATEIAQMDEAEPVDTEQEAALQAEAEADPTNVTARQELGVMYLRAALYQDAITWLQQILDTDPDNVDALLTIGVAEYQSNQYEEAETHWRRASQVSPDTAEPWYNLGFLYMAQSPPDTEQAAQCWDKVLEVAPDSDMAETVRSHQGHLGSGSSGSPAPSASPTATGS, from the coding sequence ATGTCAGACGACGCGCGGTCAGGAACCGGCAGCAACGGCTCGGGTCGCGGCCCGGACCGTGACTCAGCCGGTCCGGGCCGCGATGAGCTCAGGTCCTTCCTCTCCTCTGCCCCTGAGGGGCTCCGGGGCTGGGCCAGTGAGCAGCTGGCGCGCCTCGACGCCGAGGACGCCCCTGAGGACGGAGGCGCCGGGGCAGCCGACAGTGGCGCCCGCGTCGGTGACAGTCAGGACCGCGAGACTGCCGGCGCCACCCGCGCGCCTTCCGGGGGCTCGCAGGGCGCGAGCGGTGATCCCGGCCCACCTGCTGCGGCGGTGCCCGACGGCACGGAGGGCTCCACTGGGCTGGACGACCTGGACGACGAGCCCGCTGCCGACGTCGAGGACCTGCTTCCCGACGACCCCACCGACGACCTGCTCCCTGACGACCCGGAGGACGACTCAGCCGAGGACCCGCCCAGCACTGCCAAGCCCCGCCCCCGGAGGGGTGCCTCGGCCCGTTCCTCCCAAGTCGGCTCCTCGCACCCGGCAGCACCACACGGCCGACCGTCCTCGACGCCACGGCGCCGCAGGGGCGGGGTCTCACGCACCACCCTGGTGCTGGTGGTGCTGCTGTCGGCTGCCCTGGTGGTTCTCATCCAGCAGACCGGGCGCGGCGACGCCTCGGCGGGGTCCACGATGCCGGCCGACCACCCCTCAGTGGCTGGTGCGGATGCCACGGAGATCGCCCAGATGGACGAGGCCGAGCCGGTCGACACCGAGCAGGAGGCCGCCCTGCAGGCTGAGGCCGAGGCCGACCCCACCAACGTCACCGCCCGCCAGGAGCTGGGGGTCATGTACCTGCGGGCCGCCCTGTACCAGGACGCGATCACCTGGCTCCAGCAGATCCTTGACACCGACCCCGACAACGTGGACGCGCTGCTGACCATCGGTGTCGCGGAGTACCAGTCGAACCAGTACGAGGAGGCGGAGACCCACTGGCGCCGTGCCTCCCAGGTCAGCCCGGACACCGCTGAGCCTTGGTACAACCTGGGCTTCCTCTACATGGCCCAGTCCCCGCCTGACACCGAGCAGGCCGCGCAGTGCTGGGACAAGGTCCTGGAGGTCGCCCCCGACTCGGACATGGCTGAGACGGTACGCAGCCACCAGGGGCACCTGGGCTCAGGCTCCTCCGGGTCCCCCGCCCCCTCCGCCTCGCCGACGGCCACCGGAAGCTAG
- a CDS encoding cytochrome c biogenesis protein ResB, translated as MSTTSNDPTSSPHGTGSATGASGPGSTGGSDPVDGLDDQAALSLGPILRQAYSFFYKKTVGLALILLTGTLSLLGVIIPQMPAGSRVSEEATAQWLESVRPTFGGWTDVLRALGFFTMFSSVPFLVVMGLLALSITACTMHRLPVLWRAARHPRTRVTARFFDRARLRARFTAPVSAEQAFEVICSDARRHHLRVVVDERGPGYNAYMDRSRWAPFGTVLAHLAFLVIMAGFVISSVTGFRDEQFALTVGYPREVGHGTSLVAEARGFQDTYYDDGSPQDYVADLVVSKDGQEVAAQEVRVNHPLTYDGVMFHQSYFGVSAVMEVTDESGTQVFHGGVALDRTTSDETLVFGSTPLPDGTTAYVIGSASGQTGTGIEPGQMRVEVYQGEDNTPVDEAVLDTGVPTQVGGHTFTFEREQQFTGMIVRRDPGAGVVWVGFALLAVGTCATMFFPHRRLWVRVTDTGGSRKEALVQMASPDRRDSSFTRLFTDMTLRVSRTMTRHTGPSHTEIKRN; from the coding sequence ATGAGCACGACGAGCAACGACCCCACCTCCTCACCACACGGGACCGGCAGCGCCACTGGTGCCAGCGGCCCCGGCAGTACCGGCGGCTCAGACCCGGTGGACGGCCTGGACGACCAGGCCGCGCTCTCCCTGGGTCCGATCCTGCGGCAGGCCTACTCCTTCTTCTACAAGAAGACGGTCGGGCTGGCCCTCATCCTGCTGACCGGGACACTGTCCCTCCTGGGCGTCATCATCCCCCAGATGCCAGCGGGTTCCAGGGTCAGCGAGGAGGCCACCGCCCAGTGGCTGGAGTCAGTCCGGCCGACCTTCGGCGGCTGGACCGACGTGCTGCGAGCCCTCGGTTTCTTCACGATGTTCAGCTCGGTCCCCTTCCTCGTGGTCATGGGGCTGCTGGCGCTGTCCATCACCGCCTGCACGATGCACCGGCTACCCGTACTGTGGAGGGCCGCCCGCCACCCACGCACCCGGGTGACCGCGCGCTTCTTCGACCGGGCCCGGCTGCGCGCCCGTTTCACGGCACCAGTGAGCGCCGAGCAGGCCTTCGAGGTGATCTGTTCCGACGCCCGTCGGCACCATCTGCGGGTGGTCGTTGACGAGCGCGGCCCCGGCTACAACGCCTACATGGACCGCAGCCGGTGGGCACCCTTCGGCACGGTGCTGGCCCACCTCGCCTTCCTCGTGATCATGGCCGGGTTCGTCATCTCCTCGGTGACCGGCTTCCGTGACGAGCAGTTCGCCCTGACGGTCGGCTACCCCCGGGAGGTCGGCCACGGCACCTCGCTGGTGGCGGAGGCCCGGGGGTTCCAGGACACCTACTACGACGACGGCTCCCCCCAGGACTACGTCGCCGACCTCGTGGTGTCCAAGGACGGCCAGGAGGTGGCCGCCCAGGAGGTGCGGGTCAACCACCCCTTGACCTACGACGGCGTCATGTTCCACCAGTCCTACTTCGGGGTCTCCGCCGTCATGGAGGTCACCGACGAGTCCGGGACCCAGGTCTTCCACGGCGGTGTCGCCCTGGACCGCACCACCAGCGACGAGACCCTCGTCTTCGGCAGCACCCCCCTGCCCGACGGGACCACGGCCTACGTCATCGGGTCGGCCTCCGGCCAGACCGGCACCGGTATCGAGCCGGGGCAGATGAGGGTGGAGGTCTACCAGGGCGAGGACAACACCCCGGTGGACGAGGCCGTGCTCGACACGGGGGTGCCCACGCAGGTGGGGGGCCACACCTTCACCTTTGAGCGCGAGCAGCAGTTCACCGGGATGATCGTGCGACGGGACCCGGGGGCCGGGGTCGTGTGGGTTGGCTTCGCCCTCCTGGCTGTGGGCACCTGCGCCACGATGTTCTTCCCGCACCGTCGGCTGTGGGTGCGGGTCACCGACACGGGCGGCTCCCGCAAAGAGGCGCTGGTCCAGATGGCCTCACCGGACCGGCGCGACTCCAGCTTCACCAGGCTGTTCACAGACATG
- a CDS encoding cytochrome c biogenesis CcdA family protein → MEVTVTLPLALLAGLVSFASPCFLPIVPAFVSQLVGGGPQEVSRQGALVSAVCFVAGFSVVFIALWASVGLIGRSLGPYAVHARVAGGAVLVLMGLHVARLLTIRPFDTLVRASGPSGAGPASPLRAGVMGVVFAAGWTPCIGPILSGILALATVSATAWSGVGLMVAYCLGLGVPVVAVAVGSAQVTRRFDWFRRHHVAVSLASGAVLVAVGLLMVTGLLGRLSTLVPGLSL, encoded by the coding sequence ATGGAGGTCACGGTCACGCTGCCGCTCGCCCTGCTCGCGGGGCTGGTCTCCTTCGCCTCACCCTGCTTCCTGCCCATCGTCCCCGCCTTCGTCAGCCAGCTCGTGGGGGGCGGCCCCCAGGAGGTGAGCAGGCAGGGCGCCCTGGTCAGCGCCGTGTGCTTCGTCGCGGGCTTCTCCGTGGTGTTCATCGCCCTGTGGGCGTCGGTGGGACTGATCGGGCGCTCGCTGGGCCCCTACGCGGTGCACGCACGGGTGGCCGGCGGGGCCGTCCTGGTGCTCATGGGGCTGCACGTCGCCAGGCTGCTGACGATCCGGCCCTTCGACACCCTGGTCCGCGCCTCCGGACCCTCCGGCGCAGGACCGGCCTCCCCGCTGCGCGCCGGGGTCATGGGGGTTGTCTTCGCCGCAGGGTGGACCCCGTGCATCGGCCCGATCCTCAGCGGCATCCTGGCCCTGGCCACCGTGAGCGCGACGGCGTGGTCAGGGGTCGGCCTCATGGTCGCCTACTGCCTGGGCCTGGGCGTGCCCGTGGTCGCCGTCGCCGTGGGCTCGGCCCAGGTCACCCGCCGGTTCGACTGGTTCCGGCGCCACCACGTCGCAGTCTCACTGGCCAGCGGGGCAGTCCTGGTCGCTGTCGGGCTGCTCATGGTCACCGGTCTCCTGGGGAGGCTGTCCACCCTGGTCCCCGGGCTCAGTCTGTAG